The proteins below are encoded in one region of Candidatus Methylomirabilota bacterium:
- a CDS encoding tetratricopeptide repeat protein: protein MPAAPSARNIRLVRARRLASHASLLLVVALVVFWVLARQHALRMDAIFFQPSWQGIRGLIAYATGAYGSAAGAYRAHLRGVVEAGGTAGDPWTDAVLVGRLDRAELLARAEIARGADQVTPALALGEIALGRGRPDDARRHLERALRTWPDHPDVLLLASVADVVRGADDEAVLAVRRALRGEPAAPHPVPFLRILALLGELDADGQASRRLALRTLYHLYLFRFDPSQARSVVTYAERALAAGDRPADASMALGVLHARQGQRDRALSELQRATQTDPRHAEAYRLAASLYGERGDLAGQYRMARAAFEAAPDDPVYLEALDHLVAERLGDPRVIVEVMERALEFPVHRLRAHRRLGHAYAFIGDEERSLSHYRAAIELQPGDAVLHEQLGLALFRLGRTEQAMEAYQRAMALAPEDPAPRRLLGDLYRFTGRDRDAVREYQLALGLGAGVEGLAKLCDTHYALLALQEALICYETILELDSQNLFAKGVVPEIKMMLGERPGQ from the coding sequence ATGCCTGCGGCTCCCAGCGCCCGCAACATCCGTCTGGTGCGCGCCCGCCGCCTCGCCTCGCACGCGAGCCTGCTGCTCGTCGTGGCCCTGGTCGTCTTCTGGGTCCTGGCTCGCCAGCACGCGCTGCGCATGGACGCCATCTTCTTTCAGCCGTCCTGGCAGGGCATCCGAGGACTGATCGCCTACGCCACGGGCGCCTACGGCTCGGCGGCCGGCGCCTATCGCGCCCACCTGCGCGGTGTCGTGGAAGCCGGGGGTACCGCCGGCGATCCCTGGACCGACGCCGTGCTGGTCGGCCGGCTGGATCGAGCCGAGCTCCTCGCGCGCGCCGAGATCGCCCGCGGCGCCGACCAGGTGACTCCGGCGCTGGCGCTCGGCGAGATCGCGCTGGGGCGCGGGCGCCCCGACGACGCCCGTCGCCATCTGGAGCGGGCGCTGCGGACCTGGCCCGACCATCCCGACGTCCTGCTCCTGGCCTCAGTGGCGGATGTCGTCCGTGGCGCCGACGACGAGGCCGTGCTGGCCGTGCGGCGTGCCCTGCGCGGCGAACCGGCGGCGCCGCACCCGGTACCTTTCCTGAGGATCCTCGCGCTGCTCGGCGAGCTCGATGCCGACGGGCAGGCGTCGCGGCGCCTGGCCCTGCGCACCCTGTACCACCTCTATCTGTTTCGCTTCGACCCGTCCCAGGCCCGGTCGGTCGTCACCTACGCCGAGCGCGCCCTGGCGGCAGGCGACCGGCCGGCCGACGCCTCCATGGCCCTGGGTGTCCTCCACGCCCGCCAGGGCCAGCGCGACCGCGCGTTGAGCGAGCTTCAGCGGGCCACGCAGACCGATCCCCGCCACGCCGAGGCCTATCGGCTGGCGGCCTCGCTCTACGGCGAGCGAGGAGATCTGGCCGGCCAGTACCGCATGGCCCGCGCCGCCTTCGAGGCCGCCCCCGACGACCCGGTGTACCTCGAGGCGCTCGACCACCTCGTCGCCGAGCGCCTGGGCGACCCCCGCGTGATCGTCGAGGTGATGGAGCGGGCGCTGGAGTTCCCGGTCCACCGGCTTCGGGCTCATCGCCGACTGGGCCACGCCTACGCGTTCATCGGCGACGAGGAGCGGTCGCTGTCGCACTACCGCGCAGCCATCGAGCTGCAGCCGGGCGATGCGGTGCTGCACGAGCAGCTCGGCCTGGCATTGTTTCGCCTGGGGCGCACGGAACAGGCCATGGAGGCGTATCAGCGCGCGATGGCGCTGGCCCCCGAGGATCCGGCCCCCCGCCGGCTGCTCGGCGACCTCTATCGCTTCACGGGGCGAGATCGGGACGCGGTTCGCGAGTACCAGCTGGCACTGGGGCTAGGTGCGGGCGTGGAGGGCCTGGCCAAGCTCTGTGACACGCACTACGCGCTGCTGGCCCTGCAGGAAGCGTTGATCTGCTACGAGACGATCCTCGAGCTCGACTCCCAGAATCTGTTCGCCAAGGGCGTGGTTCCCGAGATCAAGATGATGCTGGGCGAGCGGCCGGGGCAATGA
- a CDS encoding DedA family protein, with protein MVDYLLELLARVGSWSYALLFVAATLESSAFVGLFVPGDTIALIAGFLAWEGVLELPETIAVAAAGAVLGDSIGYELGRRLGRPWLLRHGNRFGLHRRRLQLLDELFERHGGKTVLFSRFIAFVRALAPFVAGSSRMPYLRFLAFNIVGAVLWAVALVSLGYLLGASWRIAEQWVGRVGVVVGVIVIALVIIWFRWRRAASRAR; from the coding sequence ATGGTCGACTATCTCCTGGAGCTACTCGCCCGGGTCGGCTCCTGGTCCTACGCGCTGCTCTTCGTGGCCGCGACCCTGGAATCTTCGGCGTTCGTGGGCCTCTTCGTCCCCGGCGACACCATCGCGCTGATCGCCGGCTTCCTGGCCTGGGAAGGGGTGCTCGAGCTGCCCGAGACGATCGCGGTCGCTGCAGCCGGTGCGGTGCTCGGGGACAGCATCGGCTACGAGCTCGGCCGCCGGCTGGGGCGCCCCTGGCTCCTGCGCCACGGCAATCGCTTCGGCCTCCACCGGCGCCGGCTGCAACTCCTGGACGAGCTCTTCGAGCGCCACGGCGGCAAGACCGTCCTCTTCTCGCGCTTCATCGCGTTCGTCCGGGCCCTGGCTCCCTTCGTGGCCGGCTCGTCGCGGATGCCGTATCTGCGGTTCCTCGCCTTCAACATCGTGGGGGCCGTGCTGTGGGCCGTCGCGCTCGTCTCCCTGGGCTACCTGTTGGGGGCGTCCTGGCGGATCGCCGAGCAGTGGGTTGGACGCGTCGGCGTGGTGGTCGGCGTGATCGTCATCGCGCTCGTCATCATCTGGTTTCGCTGGCGCCGCGCAGCCTCGCGAGCGCGCTGA
- a CDS encoding hemolysin family protein, giving the protein MDTLWVQLMLVFVAILANGFFAASEIALVSSRIARLAQLRARRVSGASTAIKLKESPETYLATIQIAITLVGALASAVGGAAAAEKVAPWLAALPIPGAPTWARPVALGMAILAITYFALILGELTPKALALRNPEALACRAAPVIAWISRIVSGLVRFLAVSTTVVLRLLGQGATPQSPFVSEEDVKYLLREGAAKGVFEKMEEQLVHNVFEFADTTVREIMVPRVNVLGVDIDTPAEDILPRVAQIGKSRIPVYRGSLEHLSGIVTIKDLIRTVAFGRPINLAELTRPELFVPETARISALLQEFQRARQNIALVVDEYGGLAGLVTIEDVLEEIVGEIREEDESTPAYVSRLPDGSYLVDGAAPLDEVREALGAELPESADYSTLAGFILHALQTVPARGASATAGGYRWTVVEMSGPRIRKVRAERWPLS; this is encoded by the coding sequence ATGGATACCTTGTGGGTCCAACTCATGCTCGTGTTCGTTGCGATCCTGGCCAACGGGTTCTTCGCCGCATCCGAGATCGCGCTGGTCTCCTCCCGCATCGCCCGGCTCGCGCAGCTGCGCGCCCGGCGAGTGTCCGGCGCCAGCACGGCGATCAAGCTCAAGGAGTCCCCCGAGACCTACCTGGCCACGATCCAGATCGCCATCACGCTGGTCGGCGCGCTGGCCTCGGCGGTGGGCGGCGCCGCAGCGGCCGAGAAGGTGGCGCCGTGGCTCGCTGCCCTGCCTATCCCCGGTGCCCCGACCTGGGCGCGGCCGGTAGCGCTGGGCATGGCCATCCTCGCCATCACCTACTTCGCGCTGATCCTGGGCGAATTGACCCCCAAGGCGCTCGCCCTCCGGAACCCCGAGGCCCTGGCCTGCCGGGCTGCGCCCGTGATCGCATGGATCAGCCGCATCGTCTCCGGCCTCGTCCGCTTCCTGGCTGTCTCGACCACGGTCGTGCTCCGGCTGCTCGGCCAGGGCGCCACGCCGCAGTCGCCATTCGTGTCCGAGGAGGACGTGAAGTACCTGCTCCGGGAGGGCGCCGCCAAGGGGGTGTTCGAGAAGATGGAGGAGCAGCTGGTGCACAACGTCTTCGAGTTCGCGGACACGACGGTGCGCGAGATCATGGTGCCGCGCGTGAACGTGCTGGGCGTGGACATCGACACCCCGGCCGAGGACATCCTCCCCCGCGTGGCGCAGATCGGCAAGTCGCGGATTCCCGTGTACCGGGGCTCGCTGGAGCACCTCTCGGGGATCGTGACCATCAAGGACCTGATCCGGACGGTGGCGTTCGGCCGCCCCATCAACCTGGCCGAGCTCACCCGCCCGGAGCTGTTCGTGCCGGAGACCGCGCGGATCAGCGCCCTCCTGCAGGAGTTCCAGCGCGCCCGCCAGAACATCGCACTGGTCGTGGACGAGTACGGCGGCCTGGCCGGGCTGGTCACGATCGAAGACGTGCTCGAGGAGATCGTGGGGGAGATTCGCGAAGAGGACGAGTCGACGCCCGCCTACGTCTCCCGACTCCCCGACGGCTCCTACCTGGTGGACGGCGCGGCCCCGCTCGACGAGGTTCGCGAGGCCCTCGGGGCCGAGCTGCCCGAGTCCGCGGACTATTCGACGCTGGCTGGCTTCATCCTGCACGCGCTGCAGACGGTGCCGGCGCGGGGCGCCTCGGCGACGGCCGGCGGCTATCGCTGGACCGTCGTCGAGATGAGCGGGCCGCGAATCAGAAAGGTCAGAGCCGAGCGCTGGCCGCTGTCATAA
- a CDS encoding MFS transporter — protein MPRPPYGWIVVAALCISETVTWGIIYYGFPVMLRPMETELGFSRVAITGAFSVGMGLAAVAGLPVGRWIDRHGARGLMSLGSCLGTLMVVAWSRVDSLLALYAVWAVMGLVMAATLYEPAFAAVVGWFPGRHRDRALLTVTIVAGFASTIFMPIEAWLVSWLGWRSALLVLAVILAVLTIPLHALVLRRPPRTAEAARGAGAERVDVPGLTLRAAAATTVFWVLAAAFFVGNFTVNSVTVHMIPYLSDRGYSPTVAAVMIGWMGAMQVPARLVFAPLATRFGHHGMTTAIFLVQAAGLAQLALASRLPTLVPMVVMLGGANGMSTLARATIIAELFGPRHYGAIAGAIALGANGARAIGPVGAAWLQTALGGYEPVFWILTAALVLAGLAVLLAGGAPGTHRVDRH, from the coding sequence GTGCCCCGCCCGCCCTACGGCTGGATCGTCGTCGCCGCACTCTGCATCAGCGAGACCGTGACGTGGGGAATCATCTATTACGGGTTCCCGGTGATGTTGCGCCCGATGGAAACCGAGCTCGGCTTCTCGCGCGTGGCGATCACCGGAGCGTTCTCGGTGGGCATGGGCCTGGCCGCCGTCGCCGGCCTGCCGGTGGGGCGGTGGATCGATCGGCACGGAGCACGCGGGCTCATGAGCCTCGGCTCCTGTCTGGGCACGCTCATGGTCGTGGCGTGGTCACGGGTCGACAGCCTGCTCGCGCTCTACGCCGTGTGGGCCGTGATGGGCCTGGTCATGGCCGCCACGCTCTACGAGCCGGCCTTCGCCGCGGTGGTCGGGTGGTTCCCCGGACGTCACCGCGACCGCGCGCTGCTCACCGTCACCATCGTCGCCGGGTTCGCCAGCACGATCTTCATGCCCATCGAGGCCTGGCTGGTCTCATGGCTGGGGTGGCGCTCGGCGCTGCTGGTGCTGGCAGTCATCCTGGCGGTGCTGACCATCCCGCTGCACGCCCTCGTGCTTCGGCGCCCTCCCCGCACCGCCGAGGCGGCGCGGGGCGCGGGCGCCGAGCGCGTCGACGTGCCGGGCCTCACGCTGCGCGCCGCCGCCGCGACGACGGTCTTCTGGGTCCTGGCCGCTGCTTTCTTCGTGGGCAACTTCACGGTCAATTCCGTCACCGTCCACATGATTCCCTACCTCAGCGACCGCGGCTACTCGCCCACGGTGGCGGCGGTGATGATCGGCTGGATGGGCGCGATGCAGGTCCCGGCCCGGCTCGTGTTCGCGCCGCTGGCCACGCGCTTCGGACACCATGGCATGACCACGGCGATCTTCCTCGTCCAGGCCGCCGGGCTGGCCCAGCTGGCGCTGGCGAGCCGGCTGCCGACGCTCGTGCCGATGGTCGTCATGCTGGGCGGCGCCAACGGCATGTCGACCCTGGCGCGGGCCACGATCATCGCCGAACTCTTCGGACCCCGGCACTACGGGGCCATCGCCGGCGCCATCGCGCTCGGCGCCAACGGCGCGCGCGCGATCGGGCCGGTCGGGGCCGCCTGGCTACAGACGGCGCTGGGTGGCTACGAGCCGGTGTTCTGGATCCTGACGGCGGCGCTGGTCCTGGCCGGCCTCGCCGTGCTCCTGGCCGGCGGCGCTCCGGGGACGCACCGGGTCGACCGCCACTAG
- a CDS encoding carboxypeptidase regulatory-like domain-containing protein has protein sequence MSQLHVRFLVLAIALLTFVPTAPAAGGEIQGYVVLGGPVPPAKKVPVTIDQYVCGKEKDAGDLVLSAAREIQNVVVWLQNPPPGAPSPVAASTPQMDQKECVFVPRVVLAPAGGTVEFLNSDRLLHNLHGAPKANNPFNRTQPKGRTIAIAFARPEIIRIDCDLHSWMRGWVVVADHPFYAITDATGRFKFDNVPPGQYTLQVWHERLGRRTSTLTVSGDAPTPVNIDLRAR, from the coding sequence ATGTCGCAGCTTCACGTGCGCTTCCTCGTGCTCGCCATCGCCCTCTTGACCTTCGTGCCGACGGCGCCCGCCGCCGGCGGCGAGATCCAGGGCTACGTCGTGCTGGGCGGGCCGGTGCCGCCGGCGAAGAAGGTGCCGGTGACGATCGACCAGTACGTGTGCGGCAAGGAGAAAGACGCCGGCGACCTCGTCCTGTCGGCCGCCCGCGAAATCCAGAACGTGGTGGTGTGGCTGCAGAATCCGCCGCCGGGCGCGCCGTCGCCCGTCGCGGCCTCGACCCCGCAGATGGACCAGAAGGAGTGCGTGTTCGTTCCGCGGGTCGTGCTGGCGCCCGCGGGCGGGACCGTAGAGTTCCTCAATAGCGATCGGTTGCTGCACAATCTGCACGGCGCGCCCAAAGCGAACAACCCCTTCAACCGCACCCAGCCCAAGGGGCGCACGATCGCCATCGCCTTCGCCCGGCCCGAGATCATCCGGATCGATTGCGACCTGCATTCCTGGATGCGGGGCTGGGTGGTGGTCGCCGACCACCCGTTCTACGCCATCACCGACGCCACCGGCCGCTTCAAGTTCGACAACGTTCCGCCGGGCCAGTACACGCTGCAAGTGTGGCACGAGCGGCTCGGGCGCCGGACGAGCACGCTCACCGTCAGCGGCGACGCCCCCACCCCGGTGAACATCGACCTTCGGGCTCGCTGA
- a CDS encoding desulfoferrodoxin family protein yields the protein MRWTLGRTLGAATAAVWLLTAGSQAVYGGQEEQFTPEFKQTRSSYDPKHTPAIKAPDSVKRGQWFDVTVSIGAGDRHPSLAEHFIRYIALYKDGVEISRAYLHPVFSAPQVTFTIALDEGGMLRAQAEPTHSAAWETSKKIAVTP from the coding sequence ATGCGGTGGACACTCGGGAGAACGTTGGGGGCGGCCACGGCGGCCGTGTGGCTGCTCACCGCCGGCTCCCAGGCGGTGTACGGCGGACAGGAGGAGCAGTTCACGCCGGAGTTCAAACAGACCCGGTCGAGCTATGACCCCAAGCACACCCCCGCCATCAAGGCGCCGGACTCGGTGAAGCGGGGCCAGTGGTTCGACGTCACCGTGAGCATCGGCGCCGGCGATCGGCATCCCTCGCTGGCCGAGCACTTCATCCGGTACATCGCCCTCTACAAGGATGGCGTCGAGATCAGCCGCGCGTACCTGCATCCGGTCTTCTCGGCGCCCCAGGTGACGTTCACCATCGCGCTCGACGAGGGCGGGATGCTGCGGGCTCAGGCCGAGCCCACTCACTCGGCCGCCTGGGAGACCTCCAAGAAGATCGCCGTCACCCCGTGA
- a CDS encoding response regulator, translating into MNQKTVLYVEDNEYNRKIVRQLLSRTSYRLLEAPDGEAAMALVRQDRPDLVLMDVQLPRMSGLDVTRALRAEPATADIPIIVVTSFALSGDDQRAMAAGASGYLAKPYSPRDLLALIRKFVPEN; encoded by the coding sequence ATGAACCAGAAAACCGTGCTCTACGTGGAGGACAACGAGTACAACCGCAAGATCGTGCGCCAGCTGTTGAGTCGGACCTCGTACCGGCTGCTGGAGGCGCCCGACGGCGAGGCGGCCATGGCCCTGGTCCGCCAGGATCGTCCCGACCTGGTGTTGATGGACGTCCAGCTGCCGCGCATGTCGGGGCTGGACGTCACCCGCGCGCTCCGGGCGGAGCCGGCGACGGCCGACATCCCGATCATCGTCGTGACCTCGTTCGCCCTCAGCGGCGACGACCAGCGGGCCATGGCGGCCGGGGCCTCGGGCTATCTGGCCAAGCCTTACAGCCCCCGGGACCTGCTGGCGCTCATCCGCAAGTTCGTGCCCGAAAACTGA
- a CDS encoding ATP-binding protein: MRGPALQGSRPGRQLNPVVAFLLTRSPIGRLVDWVARWRASVHTKLVVAFLLTALLFIGLAAISLQTIARMVEQSRLLDEAHQRVHWAQDIERALARQMHFTALSLLLRDEGVVARILRENNRFNDTLAKLEGAARAAERELIQQIRTRQDEAMTTVADIANAIRDGRLDEARAALLGREDRVYREIETLVGRLVQAEQARMDGLRGAVEAANQRSLVVAASFAVAAVILALILGFVISWSFVLPVREADAFLARVTGGELGTTISVANRDEFGDLAERMNRMSRELQRLVAEQEQGAAELRRLNERLEQASRAKSEFLANMSHELRTPMNAILGFTEMLLDGLYGDVPADLREPLADIQANGRHLLRLINDVLDLSKIEAGRLELVVDTYAVADVVESVRASLRSLAAEKGLEFATRVPPDLPMARGDGRRITQCLLNLAGNAIKFTREGRVEISVSQEGYDLVYRVSDTGIGIPEKELENVFGEFRQVDATVTREYGGTGLGLSITKKFVELHGGRIGVESRLGKGSMFWFSIPLEVDKAS, translated from the coding sequence ATGAGAGGGCCGGCACTCCAGGGCAGTCGCCCGGGCAGGCAGCTCAACCCGGTGGTGGCCTTCCTGCTCACCCGCAGCCCGATCGGCCGCCTGGTGGACTGGGTGGCGCGCTGGCGGGCCTCCGTCCACACCAAGCTGGTGGTGGCGTTCCTGCTCACCGCCCTGCTGTTCATCGGGCTGGCCGCGATCAGCTTGCAGACCATCGCGCGCATGGTCGAGCAGAGCCGCCTGCTCGACGAGGCGCACCAGCGGGTGCACTGGGCACAGGACATCGAGCGCGCCCTGGCCCGGCAGATGCACTTCACGGCGCTCTCCCTCTTGCTGCGCGACGAGGGGGTGGTGGCCCGCATCCTGCGCGAGAACAACCGCTTCAACGACACGCTGGCCAAGCTGGAAGGCGCCGCCCGAGCGGCCGAGCGCGAGCTCATCCAGCAGATCCGCACGCGCCAGGACGAGGCCATGACCACCGTGGCGGACATCGCCAATGCGATTCGCGACGGGCGCCTGGACGAGGCGCGCGCCGCGCTCCTCGGCCGCGAGGACCGCGTCTACCGCGAGATCGAAACCCTCGTGGGGCGGCTGGTGCAAGCCGAGCAGGCACGCATGGACGGCCTGCGTGGCGCGGTGGAGGCCGCCAACCAGCGGTCCCTGGTGGTCGCGGCCTCCTTCGCCGTGGCCGCGGTCATCCTGGCTCTGATCCTGGGCTTCGTCATCTCCTGGTCGTTCGTGCTGCCGGTCCGCGAAGCCGACGCCTTCCTGGCCCGGGTGACCGGGGGCGAGCTCGGCACCACGATCAGCGTCGCCAACCGCGACGAGTTCGGGGACCTGGCGGAGCGGATGAACCGCATGAGCCGGGAGCTGCAGCGTCTGGTCGCCGAGCAGGAGCAGGGAGCCGCCGAGCTCCGCCGCCTGAACGAGCGCCTGGAGCAGGCCAGCCGGGCCAAATCGGAGTTCCTGGCCAACATGAGCCACGAGCTGCGGACCCCGATGAACGCCATCCTGGGCTTCACCGAGATGCTGCTCGATGGCCTGTACGGCGACGTGCCGGCCGACCTCCGGGAGCCGCTGGCCGACATCCAGGCCAACGGCCGGCACCTGCTCCGGCTGATCAACGACGTCCTCGATCTCTCGAAGATCGAGGCCGGTCGCCTGGAGCTGGTCGTCGACACCTACGCGGTGGCCGACGTCGTGGAATCGGTCCGCGCCTCGCTGCGCTCGCTGGCCGCCGAGAAGGGGCTGGAATTCGCGACCCGGGTGCCGCCGGACCTGCCCATGGCCCGCGGCGACGGCCGGCGCATCACCCAGTGCCTGCTGAACCTGGCCGGCAACGCCATCAAGTTCACCCGGGAGGGCCGCGTGGAGATCAGCGTGAGCCAGGAGGGCTACGACCTGGTCTACCGGGTCTCCGACACCGGCATCGGGATTCCGGAGAAGGAGCTGGAGAACGTGTTCGGCGAGTTCCGGCAGGTCGATGCGACCGTCACCCGGGAGTACGGCGGCACCGGCCTGGGGCTCAGCATCACCAAGAAGTTCGTCGAGCTGCACGGCGGACGCATCGGGGTCGAGAGTCGACTGGGCAAGGGCTCGATGTTCTGGTTTTCCATCCCCCTGGAGGTGGACAAGGCATCATGA
- a CDS encoding glutamine--tRNA ligase/YqeY domain fusion protein, which yields MSTPETRERASNFIRDAIIEDLRSWRFNAVVTRFPPEPNGYLHIGHAKAICLDFGLAQEFSGRCHLRFDDTNPTKESQEYVEAIMRDVRWLGFDWGQHLYYASDYFGQLYEWAEALIKKGLAYVCDLSAEEVASYRGTLTEPGRESPWRHRSMEENLELFRCMRAGEFPDGSRTLRAKIDMAAGNLNLRDPVMYRIRKTAHHRTGDTWCIYPMYDWAHGQSDSIEGITHSLCTLEYEDHRPLYDWYLQALEIYRPRQIEFARLNLSHTVMSKRKLLTLVEEGLVQGWDDPRLPTLAGLRRRGYTPEAIRDFCDRIGISKADSLVDVALLEHCVREDLNRRAQRRMAVLRPLRLVIENYPQGRAEELEAVNNPEDPSAGTRTIPFSRVLYIEQDDFRESPPPRYFRLAPNAEVRLRYAYIVKCTGVVKDPGTGQVIEVRGVLDPESRGGDARGRRVKGTIHWVSAAHAVEAEVRLYDTLFSVPRPDEAEDFKTALNPASLEVLTNVKLEPALRDVAPESRFQFERQGYFVADWKDHRPVRPVFNRTVGLRDTWAKIAKAL from the coding sequence GTGAGCACTCCGGAGACCCGAGAGCGAGCCTCCAACTTCATCCGCGACGCCATCATCGAAGATCTCAGGTCATGGCGGTTCAACGCGGTGGTCACCCGTTTCCCGCCGGAGCCCAACGGGTATCTCCACATCGGCCACGCCAAGGCGATCTGCCTGGACTTCGGGCTGGCCCAGGAGTTCAGCGGGCGCTGTCACTTGCGCTTCGACGACACCAACCCGACCAAAGAGAGTCAGGAATACGTAGAGGCCATCATGCGCGACGTCCGCTGGCTCGGCTTCGACTGGGGTCAGCACCTGTACTACGCCTCCGATTACTTCGGGCAGCTCTACGAGTGGGCCGAGGCGTTGATCAAGAAGGGCCTGGCGTACGTCTGCGATCTCTCCGCGGAGGAGGTGGCCAGCTACCGGGGCACGCTGACCGAGCCGGGGCGGGAGAGCCCCTGGCGCCACCGCTCGATGGAGGAAAACCTCGAGCTGTTCCGGTGCATGCGGGCGGGGGAGTTCCCCGACGGCTCGCGGACGCTCCGGGCCAAGATCGACATGGCGGCGGGCAACCTGAACCTGCGCGATCCCGTCATGTACCGGATCCGGAAGACGGCGCACCACCGCACCGGGGACACGTGGTGCATCTATCCGATGTACGACTGGGCCCACGGGCAGTCCGACTCCATCGAGGGCATCACGCACTCGCTGTGCACCCTCGAGTACGAGGACCATCGCCCGCTCTACGACTGGTACCTGCAGGCCCTGGAGATCTACCGCCCGCGTCAGATCGAGTTCGCACGCCTGAACCTCTCCCACACCGTGATGAGCAAGCGCAAGTTGCTGACGCTGGTCGAGGAGGGTTTGGTGCAGGGCTGGGACGACCCCCGCCTGCCCACGCTGGCCGGGCTGCGCCGGCGCGGCTACACGCCGGAGGCCATCCGTGACTTCTGCGACCGCATCGGCATCTCCAAGGCCGACAGTCTCGTCGACGTGGCCCTGCTCGAGCACTGCGTGCGGGAGGACCTGAACCGCCGGGCCCAGCGCCGCATGGCCGTTTTGCGGCCGCTCCGCCTGGTCATCGAGAACTATCCCCAGGGCCGGGCGGAGGAGCTGGAGGCCGTCAACAACCCCGAGGACCCCAGCGCCGGCACCCGGACGATCCCGTTCTCGCGCGTGCTCTACATCGAGCAGGACGATTTCCGGGAGTCACCGCCGCCCCGGTACTTCCGACTGGCCCCGAACGCCGAGGTCCGGCTGCGCTACGCCTACATCGTGAAGTGCACCGGGGTTGTGAAGGATCCGGGCACGGGTCAGGTGATCGAGGTACGCGGCGTGCTCGATCCGGAGAGCCGCGGCGGCGACGCCCGGGGCCGCCGGGTGAAAGGCACCATCCACTGGGTGTCGGCCGCGCACGCCGTCGAGGCCGAGGTTCGCCTGTACGACACGCTGTTCAGCGTACCCAGACCGGACGAGGCCGAGGACTTCAAGACCGCGCTGAACCCCGCCTCGCTGGAAGTCCTCACCAACGTCAAGCTGGAGCCGGCGCTCCGGGACGTGGCGCCGGAGTCCCGCTTCCAGTTCGAGCGCCAGGGCTATTTCGTCGCCGACTGGAAGGACCACCGTCCCGTACGCCCGGTGTTCAACCGCACGGTCGGGCTGCGGGACACCTGGGCCAAGATCGCCAAGGCGCTATAG
- a CDS encoding TraR/DksA family transcriptional regulator translates to MTHPIARKLRKELATTLTRLRLADGQSEEVTSLSSDNSTDLVDRAQAGEQRDLGQLTATRLADRARRLRVALARAERGEYGLCEECGERISYQRLAALPDVVTCLACQQRRESGL, encoded by the coding sequence ATGACGCATCCGATCGCACGAAAGCTGCGCAAGGAACTGGCCACTACGCTCACGCGCCTGCGCCTGGCCGACGGGCAATCGGAAGAGGTCACCAGCCTGAGCAGCGACAACTCGACCGATCTCGTCGACCGGGCTCAGGCCGGCGAGCAACGCGATCTCGGCCAGTTGACCGCGACGCGTCTGGCCGATCGCGCCCGTCGGCTGCGGGTGGCTCTGGCCCGCGCCGAGCGCGGAGAGTACGGGCTGTGCGAGGAGTGCGGAGAGCGGATCTCCTACCAGCGGCTCGCTGCGCTGCCCGACGTGGTCACGTGTCTGGCCTGTCAGCAGCGGCGGGAGAGCGGGCTATAG
- a CDS encoding Rieske 2Fe-2S domain-containing protein: MQAAVGGLYRAGGETGRVIRDALHGTWLGHPLHPVLTDVPLGAWTAALVLDAMDSGRGRGFSRAADAAVGVGLAGAVGAAVTGLTDWHHTAGGARRTGLAHGLLNTTATLLYAGSLWLRRRGSRPAAQGLSSAGFLVATAAAYLGGHLVYGKQIGVSRAPRPEAWNDWVAVLPEFELHEAAPRRVQAKDTAILLVRRAGRIHALVETCAHLGGPLVEGTLEGDSVRCPWHGSRFALEDGRVLEGPSTFPQPCLDVRMRAGQIEVRARTQ; encoded by the coding sequence ATGCAGGCGGCGGTGGGCGGTCTCTATCGGGCTGGTGGCGAGACCGGTCGGGTGATCCGGGACGCGCTTCACGGCACCTGGCTGGGCCATCCTCTCCATCCCGTGCTGACCGACGTCCCGCTAGGAGCCTGGACCGCCGCCCTCGTGCTCGACGCGATGGACAGCGGCCGGGGCCGAGGCTTCTCCCGGGCGGCCGACGCCGCGGTCGGCGTGGGGCTGGCGGGCGCGGTCGGCGCCGCCGTGACGGGCCTCACCGACTGGCACCACACCGCGGGTGGAGCACGCCGTACCGGGCTCGCGCACGGCTTGCTGAACACGACGGCCACCCTGCTGTACGCCGGCTCCCTCTGGCTACGCCGCCGCGGCTCCCGCCCGGCCGCCCAGGGGCTGTCCAGCGCGGGATTCCTCGTCGCCACGGCCGCCGCGTACCTGGGCGGCCACCTCGTCTACGGCAAGCAAATCGGCGTGAGCCGCGCTCCCCGTCCCGAAGCCTGGAACGACTGGGTAGCCGTCCTGCCGGAGTTCGAGCTCCACGAAGCGGCGCCTCGCCGAGTGCAGGCGAAGGATACGGCGATCCTGCTCGTGCGACGAGCGGGGCGCATCCACGCGCTCGTCGAGACCTGCGCCCACCTCGGCGGCCCGCTGGTGGAGGGAACTCTCGAAGGGGACAGTGTCCGCTGCCCCTGGCACGGATCCCGCTTCGCTCTCGAGGACGGGCGCGTGCTGGAAGGACCGTCGACGTTCCCGCAACCCTGCCTGGACGTCCGCATGCGGGCGGGGCAGATCGAGGTCCGGGCCCGGACGCAGTGA